One genomic segment of Pseudomonadota bacterium includes these proteins:
- a CDS encoding DUF1841 family protein — translation MIFAGQSRDQLRESYRAAWRRYKGQHTLSPLDKQIVAIISEHPEYHVIVESAAADLANYSPRSGQLNPWLHMGLHLAIREQVATNRPAGISEIHAKLAAKYGGAHEAEHLMLEKLAEALWEAQRAGKPPDENAYLERLRTLA, via the coding sequence ATGATCTTCGCCGGTCAATCGCGCGACCAGCTGCGCGAGTCCTATCGCGCGGCATGGCGCAGGTACAAGGGCCAGCACACGCTCTCGCCGCTGGACAAACAGATCGTCGCGATCATTTCGGAACACCCGGAATACCACGTCATCGTGGAATCCGCGGCGGCCGACCTTGCTAACTACTCACCGCGCTCCGGCCAGCTCAACCCCTGGCTGCACATGGGCCTGCACCTCGCGATCCGCGAACAGGTGGCGACCAACCGCCCGGCCGGAATCTCCGAAATACACGCGAAACTCGCCGCCAAGTACGGCGGAGCGCACGAGGCCGAACATCTCATGCTGGAGAAGCTCGCCGAAGCGCTGTGGGAAGCGCAACGAGCGGGCAAACCGCCCGACGAAAACGCCTATCTCGAGAGGCTGCGGACCCTCGCCTGA